A genome region from Gemmatimonadota bacterium includes the following:
- a CDS encoding protein kinase, protein MTTPSSPDEPHPADTAALSGVLANRYRIERAIGAGGMATVYRARDLQHDTTVAIKLPRPELVMQLGADRFAREIQISTQLQHPHIVPVFDSGTFEGRPFYVMPFIEGETLEQRLKREGALPIEEALELTAEIADGLAYAHRNGFIHRDVKPANVLLANGHALLADFGIARAVERAGAQKLTESGFAIGTVDYMSPEQASASSEVDGRSDVYSLACVLYEMLAGQPPFAGSTARSVMARHLIDPPPPVRTVRAKVSTRLEQVLMKAMEKVPVDRYAGAAEFRAALRHPGILDDLPTGTARLPSSGRGPAMDASTVASSRRGWRAVAAAVATIAVVAAVAVWRMNAPTSLALDTNRTMVFPFVVPDGFVGARTAGEDMATIIGNALDGAGPLRWIDGWTLLDARTRDDIRSLTLEAASALARDKRCATFITGRLVTLGDSVKVFLTLHDVRGDSVLAEGAGAGGATDPWRQALLAVNTILPRLIPEGAADVSAEWANRSPGAVASFLLGEAAFRRLHLTDALGHYRNAVEGDSTFALAAIRGAQAAGWNHREGEARAMITAALARPLAPRYTSFARGYLAYLDGRPDSAIVHLTAAIAADPEMGVAWMQLGEVYTHLLPLKGNPDSLADAAFAKARQLDSTAANVLLHPIEIRLRRGDLTAAEPMLREFRRDNADSLLVGKLAVAEACVRDGADRVDWRREASVRPLAVVLAASSLGGEGARFDCARRAFETLLAIDTAATDSADARRWVSLMGLQAVMVARGKPDSAAAAIDATMQRFGFGATLYLLGASVVPSYRERALAIAREDAAAHGATYAAVPLPTRLWELGVLEARSGRPEIADAVARELHRRAAESSSRHTDGLARSVDAFVRLARGDSAAAQGQFIALLARGATADSVQWDEADPRAAERLQLAQLLLARGAHQEAIDVASVFDSSWPLVHLLYLPASLELRATAASSLGNSVAAGQYRARLAALRGARASTGA, encoded by the coding sequence GTGACCACGCCGAGCTCGCCTGACGAGCCCCACCCGGCCGACACCGCCGCGCTTTCCGGCGTGCTCGCCAACCGCTACCGCATCGAACGCGCGATCGGGGCGGGGGGGATGGCCACGGTCTATCGCGCGCGCGACCTGCAACACGACACCACGGTCGCCATCAAGCTCCCGCGCCCCGAGCTCGTCATGCAGCTCGGCGCCGATCGCTTCGCGCGCGAGATCCAGATCAGCACCCAGCTGCAACACCCGCACATCGTCCCCGTCTTCGATTCCGGGACGTTCGAGGGGCGCCCGTTCTACGTCATGCCCTTCATCGAAGGGGAGACGCTGGAGCAGCGCCTCAAGCGCGAGGGCGCACTCCCCATCGAGGAGGCACTGGAACTCACCGCCGAGATCGCCGACGGCCTCGCCTACGCGCACCGCAACGGCTTCATCCATCGCGACGTCAAGCCGGCCAATGTCCTGCTGGCCAATGGCCATGCCTTGCTCGCCGACTTCGGCATTGCGCGCGCCGTCGAGCGCGCCGGCGCGCAGAAGCTGACCGAATCGGGCTTCGCGATCGGGACGGTCGACTACATGAGCCCCGAGCAGGCGTCGGCCAGCAGCGAGGTCGACGGCCGGAGCGACGTGTACAGCCTGGCCTGCGTCCTGTACGAGATGCTCGCGGGCCAACCGCCGTTTGCCGGTTCGACCGCGCGCTCGGTGATGGCGCGCCATCTCATCGACCCGCCGCCCCCGGTGCGCACCGTGCGCGCCAAGGTCTCCACGCGCCTCGAGCAGGTGCTGATGAAGGCGATGGAGAAGGTGCCGGTCGATCGTTATGCGGGGGCGGCGGAGTTCCGCGCCGCACTCAGGCACCCGGGGATTCTCGACGACCTGCCGACGGGAACCGCGCGCCTGCCGTCGAGCGGCCGCGGTCCGGCAATGGACGCGTCGACCGTCGCCTCGTCGCGGCGCGGTTGGCGCGCGGTGGCGGCGGCGGTGGCCACAATCGCCGTGGTGGCAGCGGTCGCGGTCTGGCGCATGAACGCCCCCACCTCGTTGGCGCTCGACACCAACCGCACGATGGTCTTCCCGTTCGTCGTCCCCGACGGCTTCGTGGGCGCGCGCACGGCGGGCGAGGACATGGCGACGATCATCGGCAACGCGCTCGACGGCGCCGGACCGCTGCGCTGGATTGACGGGTGGACGCTGCTCGACGCCCGCACGCGCGACGACATTCGCTCGCTCACGCTCGAGGCGGCAAGCGCGCTGGCGCGCGACAAGCGCTGCGCCACCTTCATCACCGGGCGTCTCGTCACGCTCGGCGACTCGGTGAAGGTCTTCCTCACCCTGCACGACGTGCGCGGCGACTCGGTGCTCGCCGAGGGGGCAGGAGCGGGGGGGGCCACCGATCCGTGGCGTCAGGCGCTCCTCGCGGTCAATACGATCCTCCCGCGCCTCATCCCCGAGGGCGCCGCCGACGTCTCGGCCGAGTGGGCCAACCGCAGTCCGGGCGCCGTCGCCTCGTTCCTCCTGGGGGAAGCGGCGTTCCGCCGGTTGCATCTGACGGATGCGCTTGGACACTATCGCAACGCCGTCGAGGGCGACTCCACCTTCGCCCTCGCCGCCATCCGTGGCGCGCAGGCCGCCGGCTGGAACCACCGCGAGGGCGAGGCCCGCGCGATGATCACCGCCGCCCTCGCCCGCCCGCTCGCCCCGCGTTACACCTCGTTTGCCCGCGGCTACCTCGCCTACCTCGACGGACGCCCCGACTCGGCCATCGTACATCTCACTGCGGCCATCGCCGCCGACCCCGAGATGGGGGTCGCGTGGATGCAGCTCGGCGAGGTCTACACCCACCTCCTGCCGCTCAAGGGCAATCCTGACTCGCTGGCCGATGCCGCCTTCGCCAAGGCCCGCCAGCTCGACTCGACCGCGGCCAACGTCCTGCTGCATCCCATCGAGATTCGCCTGCGGCGCGGCGACCTGACGGCGGCCGAACCGATGCTGCGCGAGTTCCGGCGCGATAACGCCGACTCGCTCCTCGTAGGCAAGCTCGCCGTGGCAGAAGCCTGCGTGCGCGACGGTGCCGACCGGGTCGATTGGCGCCGCGAGGCGTCGGTGCGCCCGCTCGCCGTCGTCCTCGCCGCCAGTTCGCTCGGCGGCGAAGGGGCGCGCTTCGACTGCGCCCGGCGCGCCTTCGAGACGCTGCTGGCGATCGACACCGCCGCCACCGACTCGGCCGATGCGCGCCGGTGGGTATCGCTGATGGGATTGCAGGCGGTCATGGTGGCGCGCGGGAAGCCCGACTCGGCGGCGGCAGCCATCGACGCCACGATGCAGCGTTTCGGCTTTGGCGCGACGCTCTATCTCCTCGGCGCCTCGGTCGTGCCATCGTATCGCGAACGCGCGCTAGCCATCGCCCGTGAGGATGCCGCGGCGCATGGCGCGACCTACGCCGCCGTTCCGCTCCCCACGCGGCTCTGGGAGCTTGGCGTGCTGGAAGCGCGCAGCGGCCGCCCCGAGATCGCCGACGCGGTCGCCCGCGAACTGCACCGGCGCGCCGCCGAATCCTCCTCGCGCCACACTGACGGGCTGGCGCGCTCCGTCGACGCGTTCGTACGCTTGGCGCGGGGCGATAGCGCCGCGGCGCAGGGACAGTTCATCGCGCTCCTGGCGCGGGGCGCGACTGCCGACTCGGTGCAGTGGGATGAGGCCGACCCGCGCGCCGCCGAGCGCTTGCAGCTCGCACAGCTGCTCCTGGCGCGCGGCGCGCACCAGGAGGCGATCGACGTCGCGAGCGTCTTCGATTCGTCGTGGCCGCTCGTGCACTTGTTGTATCTCCCGGCGTCGCTCGAACTGCGTGCGACCGCCGCGAGTTCACTTGGCAATTCCGTCGCCGCGGGACAATATCGAGCGCGACTCGCCGCCCTTCGCGGCGCGCGTGCGTCTACCGGGGCGTAG
- a CDS encoding caspase family protein, giving the protein MATPRDERTRRALVIGIDTYAVKPLDGCVADAELMAQLLRDRFAFEPSNIRTLLNGDASRDAVLSELDALVDLTGPDDVAFVFYAGHGSTIKDASGDEGTGFDNTLCVCEDPRQDVLDDELAERLAALGAKTPHTVLIIDACNSGTITRDAFGGTGRFTASAKRSAAAPKAKAKPKRAREPNAPAVAAPASTDRYVLIAACRDGEIAQEASLPGDENVHHGALTYALSQELERATTGDTWRDVFERAASKVTAVHRAQHPQLAGAADREIFGLRELVPMRYVAVRDRATDSVQLAIGAVHGATAGSVFTVYAQGTKDAGDATPLGTVKITRVAGMTSRATIVEEASAGAIVDGARAVETQHAYPTPPLAVQLVAAGADDDALDTLRTRLKDEPTISLVRSANAATVRVFRLAPREGVGAKDPLPMLGALTKETWAVAGRDGRLIAPVAQLASEDDVVALLRKRADYVGALAIDNVDPASQVRGKVTLEILRKESGGTWNPLQTDEAAGLPVVDSGDVLEFRITSALEEPVYVSLLDFEPNGAVSPLIKGNPIKLEPGIAFDASKAGKGRGFRMAWDGDDAVESFKLFATVQPVDFSFLLRAGEATRGATEEEPLSQDDWTSVVQSIVIRRKVDLSADGRSVAVDGAALTARGLTGTVRAFGGPAQRAAAAPAPSDALTRAIEESGLATQQTFVVTDAVSTADGTRGAEGEPVIELQVTDPGEGFEQVVLATDAAGVVSWHFAPQLDPAPATRGDEPPGPRTRTFTIPAGAASPDAPATRGLASAIGEKFIKVYVFPAAKAFVGKLTAQYGEQIELKKTPYRVRTFLPDDYASPDAQELGQAEWESMGRGRALLMIHGTNSRTHTAFGQLPRAFVEAMHALYEGRVFAFDHPTLTHDPRQNIEEFFRRVPDGLALDVDIICHSRGGLVSRILAEQHASFALGRRTMRVGKVVFVGTPNNGTRLADEACISEYIDTATNLLNVFPTNGVTDAMTYLLSGVKIVACGLWSSLVGLRSMQPGGDFCTTLNAGERRMDTQYFALASNYTPLHPTLARLAADRLVDKVFKGVGNDMVVPTLGVFEENGSPYFPITAQVTFDASDGIPHTGFFQYPRTTEQLTKWLAT; this is encoded by the coding sequence ATGGCCACCCCCCGTGACGAGCGCACTCGCCGTGCGCTCGTTATCGGCATCGACACCTATGCCGTCAAGCCGCTCGACGGTTGTGTCGCCGATGCCGAACTGATGGCGCAGCTCCTGCGCGATCGCTTTGCCTTCGAGCCGTCGAACATCCGCACGCTCCTCAACGGCGACGCGTCGCGCGACGCCGTCCTCTCCGAGCTGGATGCGCTGGTCGACCTCACCGGCCCCGACGACGTCGCCTTCGTCTTCTATGCCGGCCACGGATCGACCATCAAGGATGCCAGCGGCGACGAGGGAACGGGCTTCGACAACACGCTCTGCGTCTGCGAGGACCCGCGACAGGACGTGCTCGACGACGAACTCGCCGAGCGGTTGGCCGCGTTGGGCGCCAAGACGCCGCACACCGTGCTCATCATCGACGCCTGCAATTCGGGGACGATCACGCGGGACGCCTTTGGCGGAACCGGGCGATTCACCGCCTCGGCCAAACGTTCGGCAGCGGCTCCGAAGGCGAAGGCCAAGCCGAAGCGTGCGCGCGAGCCCAATGCCCCCGCCGTGGCGGCCCCCGCCTCCACCGATCGTTATGTGCTCATCGCCGCCTGTCGCGACGGCGAGATCGCCCAGGAGGCCTCCCTCCCCGGCGACGAAAACGTCCATCACGGGGCGCTGACCTACGCCCTGAGCCAGGAGCTGGAACGCGCCACCACGGGCGACACGTGGCGCGACGTCTTCGAGCGTGCCGCGTCGAAGGTGACCGCGGTGCACCGCGCGCAGCATCCGCAGCTCGCCGGCGCGGCCGATCGCGAGATCTTCGGCCTGCGCGAACTGGTGCCGATGCGCTACGTGGCGGTGCGCGACCGCGCGACCGACTCCGTGCAACTCGCCATCGGCGCCGTGCACGGCGCCACCGCCGGGTCGGTCTTCACCGTCTACGCGCAGGGGACCAAGGACGCCGGTGACGCCACGCCGCTCGGGACGGTGAAGATCACCCGCGTCGCCGGGATGACCTCGCGCGCCACCATCGTCGAGGAAGCGTCGGCAGGTGCAATCGTCGACGGGGCGCGCGCTGTCGAGACGCAGCACGCCTACCCCACCCCGCCGCTCGCGGTGCAGTTGGTCGCCGCCGGCGCCGACGACGACGCCCTCGACACGCTGCGCACGCGGCTCAAGGACGAACCGACGATTTCCCTCGTGCGCTCGGCCAATGCGGCCACGGTGCGCGTCTTCCGTCTGGCACCGCGCGAGGGGGTCGGCGCCAAGGACCCGCTGCCGATGCTTGGCGCGCTCACGAAGGAGACGTGGGCGGTGGCCGGCCGCGACGGGCGACTCATCGCTCCCGTCGCGCAGCTCGCGTCGGAAGACGACGTCGTCGCCCTCCTGCGCAAGCGCGCCGACTACGTGGGGGCGCTCGCCATCGACAACGTCGACCCGGCAAGCCAGGTGCGCGGCAAGGTGACGCTGGAGATTTTGCGCAAGGAATCGGGTGGCACGTGGAATCCGCTGCAGACCGACGAGGCGGCGGGGCTTCCCGTCGTCGACTCCGGCGACGTCCTCGAGTTCCGCATCACCAGCGCGCTCGAGGAACCGGTCTATGTCTCCTTGCTGGATTTCGAGCCTAACGGCGCCGTCTCGCCGCTCATCAAGGGCAATCCCATCAAGCTCGAGCCGGGGATCGCCTTCGACGCCAGCAAGGCCGGCAAGGGACGCGGCTTCCGCATGGCGTGGGACGGCGACGACGCGGTCGAGTCGTTCAAGCTCTTCGCCACCGTGCAGCCGGTCGACTTCTCCTTCCTCCTGCGCGCCGGCGAGGCGACGCGCGGCGCCACGGAGGAAGAGCCCCTCAGCCAGGACGACTGGACGAGCGTGGTGCAGTCGATCGTCATCCGGCGCAAGGTCGACCTGTCCGCCGATGGGCGTTCGGTCGCGGTGGATGGCGCCGCGCTCACCGCGCGCGGCCTGACCGGAACGGTGCGCGCCTTTGGTGGCCCGGCCCAACGCGCCGCCGCGGCGCCGGCGCCATCCGATGCCCTCACGCGGGCCATCGAGGAATCGGGGCTCGCCACGCAGCAGACTTTCGTCGTCACCGACGCCGTCAGCACCGCCGACGGCACGCGCGGCGCCGAGGGGGAGCCGGTCATCGAGTTGCAGGTGACGGACCCCGGCGAGGGCTTCGAGCAGGTGGTGCTTGCGACCGACGCGGCCGGCGTGGTGTCGTGGCACTTCGCCCCGCAGCTCGACCCGGCCCCGGCCACGCGCGGCGACGAACCACCCGGGCCACGCACCCGCACCTTCACCATCCCCGCGGGCGCCGCCTCGCCGGACGCCCCCGCCACGCGCGGCCTCGCCAGCGCCATCGGCGAGAAGTTCATCAAGGTGTACGTCTTCCCCGCCGCCAAGGCGTTCGTAGGAAAGCTCACCGCCCAGTACGGCGAGCAGATCGAGCTCAAGAAGACGCCGTATCGCGTGCGCACCTTCCTGCCCGACGACTACGCCTCACCCGACGCGCAGGAGCTGGGACAGGCAGAGTGGGAATCGATGGGCAGGGGACGCGCCCTGTTGATGATCCACGGGACCAACAGCCGCACGCACACCGCCTTTGGCCAGCTACCGCGCGCCTTCGTCGAGGCCATGCACGCGTTGTACGAGGGGCGCGTCTTCGCCTTCGATCACCCCACGCTCACGCACGACCCACGGCAGAACATCGAGGAGTTCTTCCGCCGGGTCCCCGACGGCCTCGCGCTCGACGTCGACATCATCTGCCACTCGCGCGGTGGGTTGGTGAGCCGCATCCTGGCCGAGCAGCACGCGTCGTTCGCCCTCGGGCGCCGCACCATGCGTGTAGGGAAGGTCGTCTTCGTCGGGACGCCGAACAACGGGACGCGGCTGGCCGACGAGGCGTGCATCAGCGAATACATCGACACCGCGACCAACCTGCTCAACGTCTTCCCCACCAACGGCGTCACCGACGCCATGACGTACCTGTTGTCGGGGGTGAAGATCGTGGCCTGCGGATTGTGGTCGAGCCTCGTCGGCCTGCGATCGATGCAGCCCGGCGGCGACTTCTGCACCACGCTCAATGCCGGCGAGCGTCGCATGGACACGCAGTACTTCGCGCTCGCCTCCAACTACACGCCGCTCCACCCGACGCTGGCGCGCCTCGCCGCCGACCGCCTGGTGGACAAGGTCTTCAAGGGAGTGGGGAACGACATGGTCGTCCCCACGCTCGGCGTCTTCGAGGAGAACGGCTCGCCGTACTTCCCCATCACGGCGCAGGTCACCTTCGATGCATCGGACGGGATCCCGCACACGGGGTTCTTCCAGTATCCGCGCACGACCGAACAGCTCACGAAGTGGCTCGCGACCTAG
- a CDS encoding caspase family protein — MTDHRPFARSIAVVVGIDRYRDGIPELRTAANDARRVGAILGESHGYEVIQLLDEEATQARLTTLLTRELPEGVGPDDRVFFYWAGHGVARDGDDGPNGYLLPVDARRGDEATFLHMPLVHDALLSLTCRHMLVVLDSCFSGAFRWSGTRAAELIDDDAVIHQEKYDRFVRDPAWQVITSAAQDQKAIDQLSTGSLGSRDGDGAHSPFALALFEALDGAGDVIPRKGGDGLVTATELYLYLEERLQLAAQEAGKRQTPRLWPLRKHDKGEFVFFVPGRDLTLPPAPALTFENNPWRGLASYDAADAALFFGRDAEIAALRARVEALPLTVVLGASGTGKSSLVKAGLVPRLAADGWQVLPIVRPGTTPLVALAQAVGSGDGAVAATPAATATPAAGAATATPAAIAARVEAMVAAAGSRKVVLVIDQCEELITLVRTPAEREQVLTLLARLAEAHPNTVRIILTLRTDFEPNFDRSAFGERWRAGRFIVPPMSRDSLRAVIEQPAAKRVLYFEPSALVESLLDEVVATPGALPLLSFALSEMYVRYVGRRSADRAITREDYDALGGVVGALRARAEAEHDALDAAHRLTLRRVMLRMVVAEGGNLARRRVSDAELDYPDAAEHARAEEVVRRLTSARLLVEGKEADGEPFVEPAHDALVRGWGRLLDWVREEGEAPFPLAQRQRLARAAGEWERADGASQGGLVWSDAVRSAQLAPLVKARAPWLNRRELEFARRSVRGRTVRRASTAVAVAMIAAAGAWAFISGRQASERAEQVRVGSIVRTAAALAAEDPFSAGLVLGSIDSTLVRRLDPATQLALVRTSAELAVRPLVTASFGEVGSGLRYARLSPDGRWVAMGANEGLLTLSRSDSASDPIVLDQGEESAIWGVEFSPQSDRLVSTSTAGTLYVWTIGSSKRPVRLAAPDSSRFYRLSFSADGSRIAAFYLRLVYDSTTHELVEFTPSREARVFNADGSGTPLRLPLGDHELPTEDFGGGGDWLVTTDGTRARVWPIDGASRPAQVFEFRGVGVSTATLNPSGSHIAVATCTSDQRTGGCTVAGQVPGRSVAGQEPGQSTAGRGRGLQLTEHSDSVVAIAWSPDGHLLATFGLDATRIWDAESGRRITRLERDGETLVGGAFSPDGSALIARSRYGYDAIVWRWDEDGKATPTVLAGHADLLETVGFTPDGVRAFTASRDGTAREWVYNPWVRGASIYDFDSTAAAVDPGENALSAVRFSHDGRLLAIATSGGRIAVAPVEALNAPRLLSTTSSTTRALVFSQDDRRLIALAVDGGRTEWALDAQSGPRDTVRIESSREIMILDANVSADGRHAFGFSTPGSFVDADAPDAAPDAAVDSGLFVWHLERREPPAKVTSPDGTIIVAAVSGNGQLLATGTGRGTVHVQGIDGTGARTGIVVPDADDPYPLLPTSAAFSHDGLQLAVGWEDGAVTMHPVSGRSAGRRLAGHTQPVTAVEFADDGKRLLSVSRDGTIRIWDVRAGRSVVTLRPRGIGAPTAHFTPDGMRVLTVPESDTAASLWNADGSGGVAAFTGAGATVSRASVSPDGRWLVNALDSGGAGLFPLDAAGILRTFAVGTLCLSANDRQRYLSESESESRARWSACERARGRSGTRRR, encoded by the coding sequence ATGACCGACCATCGCCCCTTTGCCAGGTCCATCGCGGTCGTGGTGGGGATCGATCGCTATCGCGACGGGATCCCCGAGCTGCGCACGGCGGCGAACGACGCGCGGCGCGTTGGGGCGATCCTCGGTGAATCACACGGCTACGAGGTCATCCAGCTCCTCGACGAAGAGGCGACGCAGGCACGCCTGACGACGCTGCTCACCCGCGAGCTCCCTGAGGGCGTTGGCCCCGACGATCGCGTCTTCTTCTACTGGGCCGGCCACGGCGTGGCACGCGACGGCGACGATGGCCCCAACGGCTACCTCCTCCCGGTGGATGCCCGTCGCGGCGACGAGGCGACCTTCCTCCACATGCCGCTGGTGCACGACGCACTCCTGTCGCTCACCTGCCGGCACATGCTCGTGGTCCTCGACTCGTGCTTCTCCGGCGCCTTTCGCTGGTCGGGGACGCGCGCCGCCGAGCTGATCGACGACGACGCAGTCATCCACCAGGAGAAGTACGACCGCTTCGTGCGCGACCCGGCGTGGCAGGTCATCACGTCGGCGGCGCAGGACCAGAAGGCCATCGACCAGCTTTCGACCGGCTCGTTAGGGAGCCGTGACGGCGACGGCGCGCACTCCCCCTTTGCCCTGGCGCTCTTCGAGGCGCTGGACGGGGCCGGCGACGTGATCCCGCGAAAGGGGGGAGACGGCCTGGTTACCGCGACCGAACTCTATCTCTACCTGGAGGAACGGCTGCAGCTGGCGGCGCAGGAGGCGGGCAAGCGGCAGACGCCGCGCCTCTGGCCGCTGCGCAAGCACGACAAGGGGGAGTTCGTCTTCTTCGTCCCGGGGCGTGACCTCACCCTCCCCCCGGCGCCGGCGCTCACCTTCGAGAACAACCCGTGGCGCGGCCTCGCCTCGTACGATGCCGCCGACGCGGCGCTCTTCTTCGGGCGCGACGCCGAGATTGCCGCGCTCCGCGCGCGCGTCGAGGCGTTGCCCCTGACGGTGGTCCTCGGCGCCTCGGGGACGGGAAAGTCGTCGCTGGTGAAGGCCGGGCTCGTCCCGCGACTGGCCGCCGACGGGTGGCAGGTGCTCCCCATCGTGCGCCCGGGGACCACGCCGCTGGTGGCGCTGGCGCAGGCCGTGGGGAGCGGCGACGGTGCCGTGGCCGCCACCCCCGCGGCGACCGCCACCCCCGCCGCGGGCGCAGCGACCGCCACCCCCGCGGCCATCGCCGCCCGCGTCGAGGCGATGGTTGCAGCTGCCGGCAGCCGCAAGGTCGTGCTCGTGATCGACCAGTGCGAGGAGCTGATCACGCTCGTGCGCACGCCGGCCGAACGCGAGCAGGTGCTGACGCTTCTCGCGCGCCTCGCCGAGGCGCACCCCAACACCGTCCGCATCATCCTCACGCTCCGTACCGACTTCGAGCCCAACTTCGATCGCTCGGCCTTTGGCGAGCGCTGGCGCGCCGGGCGCTTCATCGTCCCGCCCATGTCGCGCGACAGCCTGCGCGCGGTCATCGAGCAGCCCGCCGCCAAGCGGGTCCTGTACTTCGAGCCGTCGGCGCTGGTGGAGTCGCTGCTCGACGAGGTGGTGGCGACACCAGGGGCGCTCCCGCTCCTCTCGTTTGCCCTGAGCGAGATGTACGTGCGCTATGTCGGGCGGCGAAGCGCCGACCGCGCCATCACGCGCGAGGACTACGACGCGTTAGGCGGCGTGGTGGGCGCCCTGCGTGCGCGCGCCGAGGCCGAGCACGACGCGCTCGACGCCGCGCACCGCCTGACGTTGCGTCGCGTGATGCTGCGCATGGTGGTCGCCGAGGGCGGCAACCTCGCGCGTCGCCGCGTGAGCGACGCGGAGCTCGACTATCCCGACGCCGCCGAGCACGCCCGCGCCGAGGAAGTGGTGCGTCGCCTGACGAGTGCGCGCCTGCTGGTCGAGGGAAAGGAGGCGGACGGCGAACCCTTCGTCGAGCCGGCACACGATGCACTCGTGCGCGGGTGGGGGCGGCTGCTCGACTGGGTGCGCGAGGAGGGGGAGGCGCCCTTCCCGCTGGCGCAGCGGCAGCGCCTGGCACGCGCCGCCGGCGAGTGGGAGCGCGCCGACGGGGCGTCGCAGGGCGGGCTGGTCTGGAGCGACGCGGTCCGCAGCGCGCAGCTCGCCCCGCTGGTCAAGGCGCGCGCCCCATGGCTCAACCGGCGCGAGCTCGAGTTCGCGCGGCGCAGCGTGCGCGGGCGCACGGTGCGGCGTGCCTCCACCGCCGTGGCGGTCGCCATGATTGCAGCTGCCGGCGCCTGGGCTTTCATCAGCGGACGACAGGCCAGCGAACGCGCGGAGCAGGTACGGGTGGGATCGATCGTGCGCACCGCGGCGGCCCTGGCGGCGGAAGATCCCTTCAGCGCGGGGCTCGTCCTGGGGAGCATCGATTCGACCCTGGTGCGACGACTGGATCCCGCGACACAGCTCGCCCTCGTGCGCACCTCGGCCGAACTCGCCGTGCGACCGCTCGTGACCGCGAGCTTTGGCGAGGTCGGGTCGGGGCTGCGCTACGCCCGCCTCAGCCCCGACGGCCGCTGGGTGGCGATGGGGGCCAACGAGGGGCTGCTCACGCTCTCGAGAAGTGACAGCGCCAGCGACCCCATCGTGCTCGACCAGGGGGAGGAATCGGCCATCTGGGGGGTCGAGTTCAGCCCGCAAAGCGATCGCCTCGTCTCGACCTCTACCGCCGGCACGCTGTACGTGTGGACGATCGGCTCGTCCAAGCGCCCGGTGCGCCTCGCCGCGCCGGATTCGTCGCGTTTCTACCGCCTGTCGTTCAGCGCCGATGGATCGCGCATCGCCGCCTTCTACCTGCGACTCGTCTACGATTCGACGACGCACGAACTCGTGGAGTTCACACCGTCGCGCGAAGCACGCGTCTTCAACGCCGACGGCTCGGGGACGCCTCTGCGCCTCCCACTCGGCGACCACGAGCTCCCGACCGAGGATTTCGGCGGCGGGGGGGACTGGCTGGTGACGACCGACGGGACGCGCGCGCGTGTGTGGCCGATCGACGGGGCCTCGCGGCCGGCGCAGGTCTTCGAATTCCGCGGAGTGGGGGTCTCCACGGCGACGCTCAACCCGTCGGGGTCGCACATCGCCGTGGCCACGTGCACGTCCGACCAACGGACGGGCGGGTGCACAGTGGCCGGGCAGGTGCCCGGCCGATCAGTAGCCGGGCAGGAGCCCGGCCAATCGACGGCCGGACGCGGTCGGGGACTGCAGCTGACGGAGCACTCCGACTCGGTCGTCGCGATCGCCTGGAGCCCCGACGGTCACCTGCTCGCCACCTTCGGTCTCGATGCGACGCGCATATGGGACGCCGAGAGCGGGCGCCGCATCACTCGGCTCGAACGCGACGGAGAAACGCTCGTGGGCGGAGCGTTCTCTCCAGACGGCTCGGCGCTGATCGCGCGTTCGCGCTACGGGTACGACGCGATCGTCTGGCGCTGGGATGAGGACGGGAAGGCAACGCCGACCGTGCTCGCCGGTCACGCCGACCTCCTGGAGACGGTCGGCTTCACCCCCGACGGCGTGCGCGCCTTCACTGCCTCACGCGACGGCACGGCGCGGGAGTGGGTCTACAACCCGTGGGTGCGCGGTGCCTCGATCTACGACTTCGACTCCACGGCCGCCGCTGTGGATCCCGGTGAAAATGCGCTCTCGGCGGTGCGCTTCAGCCACGACGGCCGCCTCCTGGCCATCGCGACAAGCGGCGGACGCATCGCCGTCGCGCCGGTGGAGGCGCTCAACGCCCCGCGGCTCCTGTCGACCACCTCCAGCACCACGCGCGCGCTGGTGTTCAGCCAGGATGACCGTCGCCTGATCGCGCTCGCCGTGGACGGGGGGCGTACCGAGTGGGCGCTCGATGCGCAGAGCGGGCCACGAGACACGGTGCGGATCGAATCGTCTCGCGAGATCATGATTCTCGACGCGAACGTCTCCGCCGATGGTCGGCACGCGTTTGGCTTCAGCACGCCGGGCAGCTTTGTCGACGCCGACGCGCCGGACGCCGCGCCCGACGCCGCCGTCGACAGCGGGTTGTTTGTCTGGCACCTGGAGCGCCGCGAGCCCCCCGCGAAGGTGACGTCGCCCGACGGCACCATCATCGTGGCGGCAGTGAGTGGCAACGGACAGCTGCTCGCGACCGGCACCGGGCGCGGCACGGTGCACGTGCAGGGGATCGACGGCACGGGGGCGCGCACCGGCATCGTGGTCCCCGACGCGGACGACCCGTATCCCCTCCTCCCGACAAGTGCCGCCTTTTCCCACGACGGGTTGCAACTGGCGGTGGGGTGGGAGGATGGGGCGGTGACGATGCACCCGGTCTCCGGGCGGTCGGCGGGACGACGGCTGGCCGGCCATACGCAGCCGGTGACCGCCGTGGAATTCGCCGACGACGGCAAACGCCTGCTGAGTGTCTCGCGCGACGGCACGATTCGCATCTGGGACGTGCGCGCGGGGCGATCGGTCGTCACGTTGCGTCCGCGCGGCATCGGGGCCCCCACCGCGCACTTCACCCCGGACGGCATGCGAGTGCTCACCGTGCCGGAGTCCGACACCGCAGCGAGCCTGTGGAATGCCGATGGCTCGGGCGGGGTCGCCGCCTTCACCGGCGCTGGCGCCACGGTCTCCCGCGCCAGCGTCAGCCCCGACGGTCGATGGTTGGTCAACGCCCTCGACTCGGGTGGAGCGGGGCTCTTTCCTTTGGACGCGGCGGGAATCCTGCGGACCTTCGCCGTCGGCACCCTCTGCCTCAGCGCCAACGACCGCCAACGCTACCTGAGCGAATCGGAATCGGAGTCGCGCGCGCGATGGAGCGCATGCGAGCGTGCACGCGGTCGTTCGGGGACGCGCCGCAGATAA